The following proteins are co-located in the Rhodococcus opacus B4 genome:
- a CDS encoding DinB family protein, protein MITVTSTAKTSTTGERADLLETLAKHRYFLRYTVRNLTDEQAAQRTTASVLCLGGLVKHVSDTERVWADFIVRGTDAVRGGPVDGTGTGNREKEFTLRDDETLAGVLDRYAQVAHRTDEIVAALPDLDISHPLPKAPWFEPGSRWSARRVLLHIIGETAQHAGHADIIREALDGSKSMG, encoded by the coding sequence GTGATCACCGTAACCTCTACTGCGAAAACATCGACGACCGGCGAGCGTGCCGACTTGCTGGAAACGCTGGCGAAACACCGCTACTTCCTCCGCTACACCGTGCGCAATCTCACCGACGAACAGGCCGCGCAGCGCACGACGGCGAGCGTGCTGTGCCTCGGCGGGCTCGTCAAGCACGTGTCGGACACCGAGCGGGTGTGGGCCGACTTCATCGTGCGCGGCACCGATGCGGTGCGGGGCGGTCCCGTGGACGGCACCGGCACCGGCAACCGCGAGAAGGAGTTCACCCTCCGCGACGACGAGACACTGGCCGGCGTCCTCGACCGCTACGCGCAGGTGGCGCACCGGACCGACGAGATCGTCGCCGCGCTGCCCGACCTCGACATTTCGCATCCGCTGCCGAAGGCGCCGTGGTTCGAACCGGGATCGCGCTGGTCCGCGCGTCGCGTCCTGCTCCACATCATCGGTGAGACCGCTCAGCACGCCGGGCACGCCGACATCATCCGCGAAGCCCTCGACGGGTCGAAGTCGATGGGCTGA
- a CDS encoding class I SAM-dependent methyltransferase, translating into MARTFEELVAEAESVSVDGWDFSWLDGRATEQRPSWGYQRLMGERLARAQAALDIQTGGGEVLAGAATMPPVMVATESWPPNIAKATALLHPLGAVVVADSDEPPLPFADGAFDLVTSRHPATVWWDEIARVLHPGGTYFSQHVGHVSVFELVEYFLGPQPERVRRGRHYEDESADAEAAGLEVVDLRFESLRMEFFDIGAVIYFLRKVIWMVPGFTVPQYRERLRELHDLIEAEGPFVAHSSRFLIEARRRD; encoded by the coding sequence ATGGCGCGAACATTCGAGGAGTTGGTGGCCGAGGCGGAATCCGTGTCGGTGGACGGCTGGGATTTCTCCTGGCTCGACGGCCGGGCCACCGAACAGCGGCCGTCGTGGGGGTACCAGCGCCTGATGGGTGAACGGCTCGCCCGTGCGCAAGCGGCTCTGGACATCCAGACCGGCGGCGGGGAGGTCCTTGCCGGCGCGGCGACGATGCCGCCCGTGATGGTGGCCACGGAATCCTGGCCACCGAACATCGCAAAGGCCACGGCCCTGCTGCATCCGCTCGGGGCGGTGGTGGTGGCCGACTCCGACGAACCGCCCCTGCCGTTCGCCGACGGCGCCTTCGACCTGGTGACCAGCAGGCATCCCGCCACGGTGTGGTGGGACGAGATCGCTCGCGTCCTGCACCCCGGAGGCACGTACTTCTCCCAGCACGTCGGGCACGTGAGCGTGTTCGAACTCGTCGAGTACTTCCTGGGTCCGCAACCCGAGCGGGTGCGACGCGGACGCCATTACGAGGACGAAAGTGCCGACGCGGAGGCCGCCGGTCTCGAGGTCGTCGACCTCCGTTTCGAATCCCTGCGGATGGAGTTCTTCGACATCGGCGCCGTCATCTACTTCCTGCGCAAGGTCATCTGGATGGTGCCCGGCTTCACCGTCCCGCAGTACCGGGAGCGTCTGCGGGAGCTCCACGACCTGATCGAGGCGGAAGGTCCGTTCGTCGCTCACTCGAGCCGGTTCCTGATCGAAGCCCGCCGACGGGACTGA
- a CDS encoding TraR/DksA family transcriptional regulator → MTVPEHRVRIAEERADAERRIASLTGRFTAIVEGSEFTTDDDEHDPEGSTIAFERAQVSALLADARREVEDLVAAQQRLDVGTYGVCVRCGLPIAEVRLDALPAAQTCIDCAG, encoded by the coding sequence ATGACCGTCCCGGAGCATCGCGTCCGAATTGCCGAGGAGCGCGCCGACGCCGAGCGTCGAATTGCGTCGCTGACGGGGCGTTTCACCGCGATCGTGGAGGGGTCGGAATTCACCACGGACGACGACGAACACGACCCCGAGGGCTCGACCATCGCCTTCGAGCGGGCCCAGGTCTCGGCACTGCTGGCCGACGCCCGCCGCGAGGTGGAGGATCTGGTGGCGGCGCAGCAGCGACTCGACGTCGGGACGTACGGCGTCTGCGTCCGGTGCGGCCTGCCGATCGCCGAGGTCCGGCTCGACGCGCTCCCGGCCGCCCAGACCTGTATCGATTGCGCCGGCTAG
- a CDS encoding ANTAR domain-containing protein: protein MTIEAHRDTRATRHLSALDAAIQFLTTARGSSYSADQAFDELLDSSMRHQVDVGDLAEALADLADGIRPETDDHRRARAVAAREWGALLP, encoded by the coding sequence TTGACGATCGAAGCTCACCGCGACACCCGCGCGACACGGCACCTGTCCGCATTGGACGCTGCAATTCAGTTCCTGACCACCGCGCGCGGAAGCTCGTACAGTGCGGACCAGGCCTTCGACGAACTACTCGACTCCTCCATGCGGCATCAGGTAGATGTCGGTGATCTGGCGGAAGCACTCGCCGACCTCGCCGACGGAATCCGTCCCGAGACCGACGACCATCGCCGGGCGCGCGCGGTGGCCGCCCGGGAGTGGGGAGCACTGCTTCCCTAG
- a CDS encoding ferredoxin: MIDVKLVVDLNRCQGYAQCVFLAPDVFTLHGEEALLYDAGPADGERDHVSQAAAACPVHAITTDLPDHHHGE, from the coding sequence ATGATTGACGTGAAACTCGTCGTCGACCTCAATCGGTGCCAGGGTTACGCGCAGTGCGTGTTCCTCGCACCCGACGTCTTCACTCTGCACGGAGAAGAGGCCCTGCTCTACGACGCGGGCCCCGCCGACGGAGAACGCGACCACGTGTCGCAGGCTGCCGCCGCCTGCCCGGTGCATGCCATCACCACGGACCTCCCCGATCACCACCATGGGGAGTGA